The Brooklawnia cerclae nucleotide sequence CTCCTTCTTGTCGCTCAATCGAAACAAGCGATCCATCGCGTTGAACCTCAAGTCGCAGAAGGGACGCGACATCGTCTACGAGATGGTGGCCGACGCCGATGTTTTCCTGCAGAACTATCGTCCGGGCGTCGCGGCGCGACTCGGTGTGGACTATGAGACGCTCAGGCAACTCAATCCCAAACTTGTCTACGTATCGATATCGGGCTACGGGGAAGACGGTCCCTATGCACATAGGCCGGGGCAGGACATGATCCTCCAGGGAATGTCTGGGCTCATGATGTGTGCCGGCCGCAGGTCAGACCCACCCGTTCCTGCAGGGATATTCCTTGTTGACTCTCTCACCGCCAGCGCGGCTTTCGAAGGTGCCATGGCGGCACTGATCTGCCGTGGTCGAACAGGAGTCGGCCAACTGGTGAAGGTAAACATGTTGGATACGATGGTCGCTATTCAGCAGCAGGAGATTTCCGTCTTCACTGTCGGCAAGAAGCCTCAGCAGCGTACTGACGAGCCCCATGCTCACTGTTATATCCGAGCTCCCTATGGGGTTTTTGCGACGGCAGATGGGTACATCGTCGTGGCCATGGCCCGATTGAAAGAACTGGGGGCGGTCGTGGGCGAGCCTGCGTTCGAGCAGTTCGACGAGGAGGTCGATGGTTGGGCTCGCCGGGATGAGATCCACCGGATGCTATCCGACCGGTTGGTCACGCGTACGAGCGACGAGTGGCTTATGGATCTGGAAGCTGCCGGGGTCTGG carries:
- a CDS encoding CaiB/BaiF CoA transferase family protein codes for the protein MSVTMGLPAGALDGIKVVDCSVAMSGAFATQRMGDLGADVVKVEPLKGEWQRYAAAGGAQGNRMNVSFLSLNRNKRSIALNLKSQKGRDIVYEMVADADVFLQNYRPGVAARLGVDYETLRQLNPKLVYVSISGYGEDGPYAHRPGQDMILQGMSGLMMCAGRRSDPPVPAGIFLVDSLTASAAFEGAMAALICRGRTGVGQLVKVNMLDTMVAIQQQEISVFTVGKKPQQRTDEPHAHCYIRAPYGVFATADGYIVVAMARLKELGAVVGEPAFEQFDEEVDGWARRDEIHRMLSDRLVTRTSDEWLMDLEAAGVWSGPVYGFADLLEDPQVKHNGSFITYDHPTEGTVTVPGYPYQFSATPPEVRRGAPLVGQHTTEVLRGLGRSETEIEGLLGEGVVAQEEL